The Telopea speciosissima isolate NSW1024214 ecotype Mountain lineage chromosome 11, Tspe_v1, whole genome shotgun sequence genome includes the window cccccaccccttgctgcccctacacctaagcacacactcacactcataCACTCTGACCCACCCCCTGCTGCCCCTACACTTGAGAACACAGTCAACCCCACCCCTTGCTGTCCCTACACTTGAGCACACAGTCAACCCCACCCCTTGCTGTCCCTACACTTGAGCACACAGTCAACCCCACCCCTGCTGCCCCTACACTTGAGCACACAGTCAACCCCATCcctttacataaaataaaatatcaaaggCAAAACTCAATAGGAGTCtcggtggattcgaaccaccatatACTGGGTGTAAACCCCAGTTGCTCTTCcgttttgagctaaagactcaccaaGCTCCATAAACCACATTAGTTTCTTCCaacataaaaaaagggaaaatttcctagatctactagataagaacgaaaattacaagataagtttcaaatttgttttacatccactattttctattttaaaaagatttactccatccccaaagttggttagtactcGTGCCACATAAGAATACAATAAAAAGAAGATGGTGGAtgctagggttcacaaacccctccagggttttagtatgttccaaaataccctcccaatacctATTCCTGCCCCACGGTGGAAGGAACTTggtcaaaacaaaaaacaaaacaaaacaaaaaaacaagagtgatagaaacaatataaaaacagatttttggggcaattttggaagtttgtttttattttattcttgtgtggcatgagtactaaacaactttggggattgagtaaatcttttcaaaatggatagtagtggatgtaaaaaaaatgtgaaacctacttatcttatAATTTTCGTTCTTAtatagtagatctaagaaattttccctaCAAAATTTCTTAGAAACAAATTCAATAACTAATAACAGCAACAAACAATAGAAAAGAACAGTATACCAACTAACATAGCTTGAAAACCATAATTGATCAATTTACCGAGTAATACCAGTCAAAGGCGAATAACTTAATAATTGTTTAATAACTTACAGTACCAAGAAAAGCAGAGTTCAATGTATTAAATGAGAGATAGATTAACCCATATATGTTCAATAATCAAAATGTAAAGTTCCTGTAAGAAGGGTCAATTACATTTTTGAGGGTCGGGAAGACAACAAGGATGACTGGGAATAATCAACAGACCCCTGCACAATCACGACAATGCAATTAACAAACTTGATAGTACATAATGGTGtaatgaaatgaaaataagTTTCAAGACTTCTTACCGCTAATAGTGAAGTGAAAGAAATGTTGTTGTTATCCATATCTTGTGATTCACCATTAGGATTCCAGTTACCTTCATGGGATGGTGCGCTTGGTTGAATTAGATGAGAAGATTGGGAAGTGCCAATTTCCACCGCTTTCTTCTTAGATCCAAACTTTTCCATGAAACTCTTCCATTGCTTGCTTCCTTTGCGAggctctctctccttcaacctTTTTATGTTCACATCATAATTCTCATTTGGGACATCCATTTGGGGGGCATCGACTACAATATTTTGAAGTTGTGCGCACAAATAATTAGCAACTCTATCAACCAATGAATATCCCTCAGAAGAATTTGATGCGTCTGAGGCTATCCTCACTAGTTTAGGGCAAAGAAGCCTATAACGTTGTGTATAATCCAAGTTAACATCTTCTTCAACTTGGACTCCGTCACTACGTTCCACTATCATGTTCTTTGCTCCCCATGTCCATCTCCTCAACACATAAGGAGCAGGAATGAACTTGATATCCAACACATCTAAGATTTTCCAAGCATGGCAGCATAGAATGCCGAATGTTTCAAACTTCCTGCAACTACAAGCAATAGTAGGGCCAACTGGGTGAAACATAACATTGAAATCCCCTTCTCTTTTAACAACAGCAACTATGTACTCACAAATGGCTGGACTCTCATTTCGATATTTTAAGTTGCAAGCAATAATCCAAGCAAACTCCTCTTGAAATTCTTCAAATATTCTAGGAGTGTAAACTTCTGACGTTTAGGTCATAACAGGTGACATGGGAAAGATATTTCTTGGAGTTTTATTTCTTGCCTCAAACTCGGCCTTCAACTCCTTATAACGCTTATCGTTCACCACCCTCTCAAAGTGCTTAAAAAACTGCACAAGATCCAAACTGGATTTCAAGTAATCCTTCAGATCCCCATTCAAACTCTCACTGAGTTGTGTACTTCGCATACCTATGGTGAAAGTCTTCTTCATAAAACACTTAGCCCGTTTCTCTTTCAACCCATAGGTACGATCTAACCATGAAGAGTCTTTAACTGGATAATCACTACGTAATTTCTGCCATGCATTTTCAAACTCTAATACTTCCTCATAATGAAACATACAAGTtttaaaatctttaaaaaatgTGATCCATCTTTCATAAAATTTCCTAGATGTTTGATGCCATTTTGCATTATGTGCCAAGTACACAAACCATGCCATGTATTGGTAAACACCTCAGATATCGCCTTTCCCATTGCAGCATCTTGATCAGTAAAAATGGTTAATGGTTTCTTCTGCCCATGGGCTTCTAGAAAAGTCTTAAATAACCATTTGAAAGATTCTGAAGTCTCATCATATAACAAGGCAGCCCCAAAAATGCATATACCTCTATGGTGATTAAATCCAATAAATACATCGAATGGCTTATATTCTTTATTGGTGCAAAATATCGTATCAAAGGTAATAACATCACCAAATTGGGCATAGTCTATTAACATCTTCGGATCATCCCAGAATATATTTGTTATCTTCTCCTCACTATCCAACTGCAACGCGTATGTAAAAGAAGGATTTTTCCTTGTTTGTCTTTCAAAGTACATCAACAAACTACCGGATTCACCATAAGATAAGTCACGCTGACGTTTTGTTCGGAGATAATTCTTATGGTCTTGACTGGTGTATCCAAGGTTTTCTCTTCCACCTGCTTGCTTGCTCATGTAATCAAATATGGCCTTAGGTCTTATTCCTGAATCATCAGCCAAATTAATCTCTACCGCATGTGCATTTGAAACTTTTCATTGTGATCGCATCAT containing:
- the LOC122645011 gene encoding protein FAR1-RELATED SEQUENCE 7-like, whose product is MEGDNTMGDQDIGLDVENEPLIGKNFNSEKEAYEFYNSYGGRMGFSMRREYAHWSRADKSILTSRKFVCSKQGIRPKAIFDYMSKQAGGRENLGYTSQDHKNYLRTKRQRDLSYGESGSLLMYFERQTRKNPSFTYALQLDSEEKITNIFWDDPKMLIDYAQFGDVITFDTIFCTNKEYKPFDVFIGFNHHRGICIFGAALLYDETSESFKWLFKTFLEAHGQKKPLTIFTDQDAAMGKAISEEVLEFENAWQKLRSDYPVKDSSWLDRTYGLKEKRAKCFMKKTFTIGMRSTQLSESLNGDLKDYLKSSLDLVQFFKHFERVVNDKRYKELKAEFEFAWIIACNLKYRNESPAICEYIVAVVKREGDFNVMFHPVGPTIACSCRKFETFGILCCHAWKILDVLDIKFIPAPYVLRRWTWGAKNMIVERSDGVQVEEDVNLDYTQRYRLLCPKLVRIASDASNSSEGYSLVDRVANYLCAQLQNIVVDAPQMDVPNENYDVNIKRLKEREPRKGSKQWKSFMEKFGSKKKAVEIGTSQSSHLIQPSAPSHEGNWNPNGESQDMDNNNISFTSLLAGSVDYSQSSLLSSRPSKM